One region of Primulina tabacum isolate GXHZ01 chromosome 1, ASM2559414v2, whole genome shotgun sequence genomic DNA includes:
- the LOC142516063 gene encoding homeobox-leucine zipper protein ATHB-40-like isoform X2 gives MNLETDDPMALISQYYPSEIYRQFVPEQAAAPNPKPRRRRKKNRGDEGGGDGVMRKRKLSEEQMSMLEKSFGSEHKLDSDRKDRLAAELGLDPRQVAVWFQNRRARWKSKKLEEEYSRLKSEHDTTVVEKCRLETQLLKVKAQLREAEQEIQRLSERGDGFSSNSPSSSFSMDAMNEPPFLGEFGMEGLQNVIYNGSYNNYGLGIGWDNLYRM, from the exons ATGAACCTTGAAACTGATGATCCAATGGCACTCATTTCTCAGTACTATCCATCAGAAATCTACAGGCAGTTTGTACCAGAACAAG CCGCGGCGCCGAATCCTAAGCCACGGCGGAGACGGAAGAAGAACAGAGGAGATGAGGGCGGTGGAGATGGGGTGATGAGGAAGAGGAAGCTGAGCGAGGAGCAGATGAGCATGCTGGAGAAGAGTTTCGGGAGTGAGCATAAATTGGATTCGGACAGGAAGGATAGGCTGGCGGCGGAGCTGGGGCTGGACCCTCGCCAGGTGGCGGTGTGGTTCCAAAACAGGCGCGCGAGGTGGAAGAGCAAGAAGCTGGAGGAGGAGTATTCCAGGCTTAAATCCGAGCACGACACCACCGTCGTCGAGAAATGCCGCCTCGAGACTCAG CTGCTGAAGGTAAAGGCGCAACTCCGCGAAGCGGAGCAGGAGATCCAGAGACTGTCGGAGCGCGGAGATGGGTTCTCGAGCAACAGCCCGAGCTCGTCCTTCTCGATGGATGCCATGAACGAGCCGCCATTCCTCGGAGAATTCGGGATGGAAGGACTCCAGAATGTGATCTATAACGGGTCGTATAATAACTATGGATTAGGAATAGGTTGGGATAATTTGTATCGTATgtga
- the LOC142516063 gene encoding homeobox-leucine zipper protein ATHB-40-like isoform X1: MNLETDDPMALISQYYPSEIYRQFVPEQEAAAPNPKPRRRRKKNRGDEGGGDGVMRKRKLSEEQMSMLEKSFGSEHKLDSDRKDRLAAELGLDPRQVAVWFQNRRARWKSKKLEEEYSRLKSEHDTTVVEKCRLETQLLKVKAQLREAEQEIQRLSERGDGFSSNSPSSSFSMDAMNEPPFLGEFGMEGLQNVIYNGSYNNYGLGIGWDNLYRM, encoded by the exons ATGAACCTTGAAACTGATGATCCAATGGCACTCATTTCTCAGTACTATCCATCAGAAATCTACAGGCAGTTTGTACCAGAACAAG AAGCCGCGGCGCCGAATCCTAAGCCACGGCGGAGACGGAAGAAGAACAGAGGAGATGAGGGCGGTGGAGATGGGGTGATGAGGAAGAGGAAGCTGAGCGAGGAGCAGATGAGCATGCTGGAGAAGAGTTTCGGGAGTGAGCATAAATTGGATTCGGACAGGAAGGATAGGCTGGCGGCGGAGCTGGGGCTGGACCCTCGCCAGGTGGCGGTGTGGTTCCAAAACAGGCGCGCGAGGTGGAAGAGCAAGAAGCTGGAGGAGGAGTATTCCAGGCTTAAATCCGAGCACGACACCACCGTCGTCGAGAAATGCCGCCTCGAGACTCAG CTGCTGAAGGTAAAGGCGCAACTCCGCGAAGCGGAGCAGGAGATCCAGAGACTGTCGGAGCGCGGAGATGGGTTCTCGAGCAACAGCCCGAGCTCGTCCTTCTCGATGGATGCCATGAACGAGCCGCCATTCCTCGGAGAATTCGGGATGGAAGGACTCCAGAATGTGATCTATAACGGGTCGTATAATAACTATGGATTAGGAATAGGTTGGGATAATTTGTATCGTATgtga
- the LOC142515534 gene encoding scarecrow-like protein 15: protein MKVPFAANDQNNSKSFERNVNRNPATGCSPYEPKSVLELRGSPSPVTDQKPTTNSNTDNNIVGSVCGHDSLQLEDQDHVLVNQNLEDWDSLMRELGLHDDSTAPVSKPIINSQFENTQINQDQYSTLSEFSNVSTFDSTQFVPADFGLLSDVSTYTTASLNQPAGDFNSCNWNVGFDYIDELIRLAECFETNSLQLGHVILARLNQRLRSPVGKPLQRAAFYFKEAFQSLLTGSNPITRPASSSEIIQTIKAQNIFASISPITMFSSFTANQAMLDALEGSIRVHVIDFDIGLGGHWASFMRELAEKADSRKGGLPILRISALIPDDCAMESRLTRENLAQFARELDIRFEIEFVLIRTFEYLSFKSIKFMDGEKVAVLLSPAIFRHVGSGFLNDLRQVSPQVVVHVDVEGPMGFRSSSYRQTVIDGLEFYSTLLESLEAANFDGGGDYMQRIETYVLFPRILEDAGSAGRSVTPLREALVAAGLRQVRLSQFAEFQAEFLLRKVEVRGFHVAKRQAEMLLCWHDRPLVATSAWGY, encoded by the coding sequence ATGAAAGTCCCCTTTGCTGCTAACGATCAAAATAATTCCAAATCATTCGAACGTAACGTCAACAGGAATCCGGCCACCGGCTGCTCCCCCTACGAGCCCAAATCGGTTCTTGAACTACGAGGGAGCCCCAGCCCCGTTACGGATCAAAAGCCCACCACCAATTCCAACACTGATAACAACATAGTGGGCTCTGTTTGTGGTCACGACTCTCTTCAGCTGGAAGATCAAGATCATGTTCTGGTCAATCAGAACTTGGAGGATTGGGATTCGTTGATGAGAGAATTGGGCTTGCATGACGATTCCACTGCCCCGGTTTCAAAACCAATAATCAATTCGCAATTCGAAAACACTCAGATTAATCAAGATCAATACTCAACTCTTTCTGAATTTTCAAATGTTTCCACGTTCGATTCAACCCAGTTTGTGCCAGCTGATTTTGGGCTTCTCTCCGATGTATCGACGTACACTACAGCGTCTTTGAATCAACCCGCCGGTGATTTCAACAGCTGCAACTGGAACGTGGGGTTCGATTACATCGATGAGTTGATTCGACTTGCTGAGTGCTTTGAGACCAACTCTCTTCAACTAGGGCACGTTATATTAGCGCGGCTCAATCAACGCTTGAGGTCTCCTGTTGGTAAGCCTCTTCAGAGAGCTGCTTTCTATTTCAAAGAAGCCTTTCAATCGCTACTCACTGGATCAAATCCGATCACTCGTCCCGCAAGCTCTTCGGAGATAATTCAAACAATCAAAGCTCAAAATATCTTCGCCAGCATCTCTCCGATCACCATGTTTTCAAGCTTCACGGCTAATCAAGCCATGCTCGACGCTTTAGAAGGCTCCATTCGAGTCCATGTCATTGACTTCGACATCGGGCTGGGAGGCCACTGGGCTTCCTTCATGAGAGAACTGGCGGAGAAAGCAGACTCGCGTAAAGGCGGGCTGCCGATTCTTCGAATTTCGGCTCTTATTCCTGACGATTGCGCCATGGAATCAAGATTGACCAGAGAAAATTTAGCACAGTTTGCACGAGAGCTAGATATAAGGTTCGAGATAGAGTTTGTTTTGATACGAACCTTCGAATATTTATCCTTCAAATCCATCAAATTCATGGACGGTGAGAAGGTCGCGGTTCTCTTATCCCCCGCGATATTCCGGCACGTCGGGTCTGGATTTCTGAACGATCTCCGGCAAGTTTCGCCGCAAGTAGTGGTGCATGTGGACGTCGAAGGGCCGATGGGTTTCAGATCTTCGTCGTATAGGCAGACGGTAATCGATGGGCTGGAGTTTTACTCCACGCTGTTGGAATCCTTGGAAGCTGCTAACTTCGACGGCGGCGGGGATTACATGCAGCGCATAGAGACGTACGTGCTGTTCCCCAGGATCCTTGAAGATGCGGGGTCAGCCGGGCGGAGCGTGACGCCGCTGAGGGAAGCGCTGGTGGCTGCGGGGCTGAGGCAGGTGAGGCTGAGCCAGTTTGCTGAGTTTCAAGCGGAGTTTTTACTTAGGAAAGTTGAAGTTCGAGGATTCCACGTTGCCAAGAGACAGGCGGAGATGCTGCTTTGCTGGCATGACAGGCCACTGGTTGCCACGTCAGCTTGGGGGTATTAG